In Raphanus sativus cultivar WK10039 unplaced genomic scaffold, ASM80110v3 Scaffold1550, whole genome shotgun sequence, a single genomic region encodes these proteins:
- the LOC108833941 gene encoding uncharacterized protein LOC108833941 isoform X1, translating to MDFFNSNRENKYGKRAGLFSQTSASKSNPSSPPHLTEALSSPPVTHFGIKRSESEYAFPVSDDHTTHWKQQQHASERVPNSRHRPPVYRHNTPDRPRDNGKERGEDMSYDPYADVTPRSNASMSPFRSARTRTPDRRRRSMDISRELYERMYEAKANVSPFHPSRSRSPAPYNTHDRGKDYSRERYVAEGHVTSRKSAPSSPFRPSQSPPHTRTMPVRYYKGKDDFEGMYEADEEDVTPRSSPPMSPVHGATSRSPPPPFYSSSDDEDNHSNYLFPEIATGHRSRGVSGSSTPVHYNYRQFETYEQDRQFEPPELPDECKSFTMQEITKIRGMDRSYEAGMEEKQLVISEAYVSVASYKVRQSVSTTLQTILDKQGDIAASSKLQSSSTRSFYLESLATAVMELKSTALRDLTKYRVAEIEAVVKDMDSVKIDVSWLKTAVKELAEAVECFGRYDAAKMEKEECNRGMREGKEEMEELREELRRREKETKECRERVTEMAGRLWKLEMKDLRVTKNLELFKRKVHKFDGEYVLAEAHCW from the exons ATGGATTTCTTCAATTCAAACAGAGAGAACAAGTATGGCAAAAGAGCAG GATTGTTCAGTCAAACAAGTGCTAGCAAGAGCAACCCCTCAAGCCCTCCTCATCTCACCGAGGCTCTATCATCTCCGCCAGTGACTCATTTCGGCATAAAAAGATCAGAGTCAGAGTATGCCTTCCCAGTATCTGATGACCACACCACTCACTGGAAACAACAACAGCATGCTTCTGAACGTGTCCCTAATTCCCGCCATCGTCCTCCTGTCTACAGACACAACACT CCCGATCGTCCAAGAGATAATGGTAAAGAACGAGGGGAGGACATGTCTTATGACCCTTATGCTGACGTGACCCCAAGGAGTAACGCTTCTATGAGCCCCTTTCGCTCTGCAAGAACCCGCACA CCTGATCGCCGTAGGAGGTCTATGGACATTAGCAGAGAGCTCTACGAGAGAATGTATGAGGCAAAGGCCAATGTGAGCCCCTTTCACCCCTCCAGAAGCCGCTCTCCAGCTCCCTACAACACG CATGATCGAGGGAAAGACTACAGCAGAGAAAGGTACGTGGCAGAGGGACATGTGACTTCACGGAAGAGCGCTCCTTCAAGTCCATTTCGTCCCTCCCAAAGCCCACCACACACAAGAACAATG CCTGTGAGATACTACAAAGGGAAAGATGATTTTGAGGGGATGTACGAGGCAGATGAAGAAGATGTTACACCTCGTAGCAGCCCACCCATGAGTCCTGTTCATGGAGCCACAAGCCGGTCTCCACCGCCACCATTCTACTCTTCCAGCGACGACGAAGACAACCATTCAAACTACCTATTTCCAGAGATTGCAACTGGACATCGTTCCAGGGGAGTATCAGGAAGCAGCACG CCGGTTCACTACAACTACAGACAGTTTGAAACCTACGAGCAAGACAGACAGTTTGAGCCGCCCGAGCTTCCTGACGAGTGTAAAAGCTTCACTATGCAAGAGATCACCAAAATACGAGGAATGGATAGAAGCTACGAGGCAGGCATGGAAGAAAAACAGTTGGTGATCTCTGAGGCATACGTCTCTGTAGCCAGTTACAAGGTGCGTCAGAGCGTCTCCACCACGCTCCAGACCATTCTGGACAAACAAGGAGATATCGCCGCCTCCTCAAAGCTGCAATCCAGCTCAACAAGGTCGTTTTACCTAGAATCCCTAGCCACAGCAGTGATGGAGTTGAAATCGACAGCACTGAGAGATCTGACGAAGTACCGTGTGGCCGAGATCGAGGCAGTGGTGAAGGACATGGATTCAGTCAAAATCGACGTGTCTTGGCTCAAAACAGCAGTCAAAGAACTGGCCGAGGCGGTGGAGTGTTTTGGACGGTACGACGCGGCTAAGATGGAGAAAGAGGAGTGCAATAGGGGCATGAGAGAGGGGAAGGAAGAGATGGAGGAGCTGAGGGAGGAGTTGAGGAGGAGGGAGAAAGAAACGAAGGAGTGCAGAGAGAGGGTGACGGAGATGGCAGGTAGGCTGTGGAAGCTAGAGATGAAGGATTTGAGGGTGACAAAGAATCTGGAGCTGTTCAAGAGAAAGGTCCATAAATTTGATGGCGAATATGTCCTTGCAGAG
- the LOC108833941 gene encoding uncharacterized protein LOC108833941 isoform X2, whose protein sequence is MSYDPYADVTPRSNASMSPFRSARTRTPDRRRRSMDISRELYERMYEAKANVSPFHPSRSRSPAPYNTHDRGKDYSRERYVAEGHVTSRKSAPSSPFRPSQSPPHTRTMPVRYYKGKDDFEGMYEADEEDVTPRSSPPMSPVHGATSRSPPPPFYSSSDDEDNHSNYLFPEIATGHRSRGVSGSSTPVHYNYRQFETYEQDRQFEPPELPDECKSFTMQEITKIRGMDRSYEAGMEEKQLVISEAYVSVASYKVRQSVSTTLQTILDKQGDIAASSKLQSSSTRSFYLESLATAVMELKSTALRDLTKYRVAEIEAVVKDMDSVKIDVSWLKTAVKELAEAVECFGRYDAAKMEKEECNRGMREGKEEMEELREELRRREKETKECRERVTEMAGRLWKLEMKDLRVTKNLELFKRKVHKFDGEYVLAEAHCW, encoded by the exons ATGTCTTATGACCCTTATGCTGACGTGACCCCAAGGAGTAACGCTTCTATGAGCCCCTTTCGCTCTGCAAGAACCCGCACA CCTGATCGCCGTAGGAGGTCTATGGACATTAGCAGAGAGCTCTACGAGAGAATGTATGAGGCAAAGGCCAATGTGAGCCCCTTTCACCCCTCCAGAAGCCGCTCTCCAGCTCCCTACAACACG CATGATCGAGGGAAAGACTACAGCAGAGAAAGGTACGTGGCAGAGGGACATGTGACTTCACGGAAGAGCGCTCCTTCAAGTCCATTTCGTCCCTCCCAAAGCCCACCACACACAAGAACAATG CCTGTGAGATACTACAAAGGGAAAGATGATTTTGAGGGGATGTACGAGGCAGATGAAGAAGATGTTACACCTCGTAGCAGCCCACCCATGAGTCCTGTTCATGGAGCCACAAGCCGGTCTCCACCGCCACCATTCTACTCTTCCAGCGACGACGAAGACAACCATTCAAACTACCTATTTCCAGAGATTGCAACTGGACATCGTTCCAGGGGAGTATCAGGAAGCAGCACG CCGGTTCACTACAACTACAGACAGTTTGAAACCTACGAGCAAGACAGACAGTTTGAGCCGCCCGAGCTTCCTGACGAGTGTAAAAGCTTCACTATGCAAGAGATCACCAAAATACGAGGAATGGATAGAAGCTACGAGGCAGGCATGGAAGAAAAACAGTTGGTGATCTCTGAGGCATACGTCTCTGTAGCCAGTTACAAGGTGCGTCAGAGCGTCTCCACCACGCTCCAGACCATTCTGGACAAACAAGGAGATATCGCCGCCTCCTCAAAGCTGCAATCCAGCTCAACAAGGTCGTTTTACCTAGAATCCCTAGCCACAGCAGTGATGGAGTTGAAATCGACAGCACTGAGAGATCTGACGAAGTACCGTGTGGCCGAGATCGAGGCAGTGGTGAAGGACATGGATTCAGTCAAAATCGACGTGTCTTGGCTCAAAACAGCAGTCAAAGAACTGGCCGAGGCGGTGGAGTGTTTTGGACGGTACGACGCGGCTAAGATGGAGAAAGAGGAGTGCAATAGGGGCATGAGAGAGGGGAAGGAAGAGATGGAGGAGCTGAGGGAGGAGTTGAGGAGGAGGGAGAAAGAAACGAAGGAGTGCAGAGAGAGGGTGACGGAGATGGCAGGTAGGCTGTGGAAGCTAGAGATGAAGGATTTGAGGGTGACAAAGAATCTGGAGCTGTTCAAGAGAAAGGTCCATAAATTTGATGGCGAATATGTCCTTGCAGAG